The proteins below are encoded in one region of Halorhodospira halochloris:
- a CDS encoding SIR2 family protein, giving the protein MQIITDGPDIPEALLQAHEEGRVVFFCGAGISYPAGLPGFKGLVEQIYKLNGTSLNDIERDAFERGEFDATLDLLERRLPGQRLAVRSKLAQALKPKLRRKGATDTQAALLRLARSREGALRLVTTNFDRIFHVAAKRTGQAFQAHAAPMLPIPKNSRWDGLVYLHGLLSEKADDTALNRLVVTSGDFGLAYLTERWAARFVSELFRNYVVCFVGYSINDPVLRYMMDALAADRMLGEVTPQAWALGDCEPGQEHRKTIEWEAKGVTPILYNVPTGSYDHSTLHQTLHAWAETYRDGVLAKEAIVVKHALTRPQESTQQDDFVGRMLWALSDKSGLPAKRFADFNPAPSLDWLLEAFSDERFQYRDLTRFGVPLTCQRYLVFSVS; this is encoded by the coding sequence ATGCAGATCATCACCGACGGCCCTGATATTCCGGAAGCGCTACTGCAGGCGCACGAGGAAGGTCGTGTGGTGTTTTTCTGCGGCGCGGGCATTTCCTACCCTGCCGGTTTGCCGGGTTTCAAGGGGCTGGTGGAGCAGATCTACAAGCTGAATGGCACATCACTCAACGATATTGAGCGTGACGCCTTCGAGCGCGGAGAGTTCGATGCCACGCTCGATCTCCTGGAGCGGCGCCTGCCAGGGCAGCGACTGGCTGTCCGAAGCAAACTGGCGCAAGCGCTGAAACCGAAGCTCCGCCGCAAAGGTGCTACCGATACGCAGGCGGCGCTGTTACGTCTGGCGCGCAGCCGCGAGGGCGCGCTACGGCTGGTCACCACCAACTTCGACCGCATCTTTCATGTGGCAGCCAAACGCACGGGCCAAGCGTTTCAAGCCCACGCTGCCCCGATGCTGCCGATTCCGAAAAACAGCCGCTGGGATGGGCTGGTCTATCTGCACGGATTGCTGTCGGAAAAGGCCGACGACACCGCCCTGAATCGGCTGGTGGTCACCAGTGGTGATTTCGGCTTGGCGTATCTGACCGAACGTTGGGCGGCCCGCTTCGTGAGCGAGTTGTTCCGCAACTACGTGGTCTGTTTCGTGGGCTACAGCATCAACGACCCGGTACTGCGCTACATGATGGATGCGCTGGCAGCTGATCGGATGCTGGGTGAAGTCACTCCGCAAGCCTGGGCACTGGGTGATTGTGAACCGGGGCAGGAGCACCGGAAAACCATCGAATGGGAAGCGAAGGGTGTCACGCCCATTCTCTACAACGTGCCGACTGGCAGCTACGACCATTCCACGCTGCACCAGACCCTGCACGCTTGGGCAGAGACATACCGTGACGGCGTGCTGGCCAAAGAAGCCATCGTTGTTAAACATGCACTGACGCGCCCGCAGGAGAGCACGCAGCAGGACGATTTCGTCGGGCGAATGCTTTGGGCTCTGTCGGATAAATCAGGCTTACCGGCAAAACGCTTCGCCGACTTCAACCCCGCTCCGTCACTGGACTGGCTGCTGGAAGCTTTCTCGGACGAACGTTTTCAGTACAGAGATCTGACTCGATTCGGAGTGCCGCTAACATGCCAGAGATATCTCGTTTTTTCGGTATCGTGA
- a CDS encoding DUF4160 domain-containing protein yields MYFEDHNPPHVHVEYQGDRAIFDFEGNILKGGLSSRTAVKLVREWIDLRAVSGHSVTYYLN; encoded by the coding sequence ATGTATTTTGAGGATCACAATCCGCCGCATGTACACGTAGAGTACCAAGGCGACAGGGCGATTTTCGATTTCGAGGGGAATATCCTTAAAGGTGGGCTTTCGTCACGGACCGCGGTAAAGCTAGTAAGGGAGTGGATTGACCTTCGGGCCGTAAGCGGTCATTCTGTGACGTACTACCTAAACTAA
- a CDS encoding DUF2442 domain-containing protein has protein sequence MWDFNDVVRLEYKGEYTYFVEFDDGVSGIVDFSSLLERGPVFSALKDKKVFSQARIEGGTIAWPNGADIAPETLYRECEQAGSGDALQRA, from the coding sequence ATGTGGGATTTTAACGACGTTGTCCGGCTTGAGTATAAAGGCGAGTACACGTACTTCGTAGAGTTCGACGATGGAGTAAGTGGTATCGTAGATTTCTCGTCACTTCTTGAGCGTGGGCCAGTGTTTAGCGCACTAAAGGACAAGAAAGTGTTCTCGCAGGCCCGAATTGAGGGCGGTACGATCGCCTGGCCAAACGGTGCCGATATCGCGCCTGAAACGCTATACCGAGAATGCGAACAAGCAGGTTCAGGCGACGCTTTGCAGCGCGCCTGA
- a CDS encoding addiction module protein, with amino-acid sequence MAKAISEIKAEIQELELLQKRELLGLLVADLEESEGGELDEIWLKEAQRRFQELKDGSVTGVPASQVFAKLERRLG; translated from the coding sequence ATGGCAAAGGCAATTTCTGAAATTAAAGCTGAAATTCAGGAACTTGAGCTACTACAGAAGCGCGAGCTCTTGGGTCTTCTGGTGGCCGACTTGGAAGAATCCGAAGGTGGGGAGTTGGACGAGATTTGGCTGAAGGAAGCTCAGCGGCGTTTCCAGGAATTGAAGGACGGCTCTGTCACGGGAGTTCCGGCTAGTCAGGTGTTCGCGAAACTTGAGCGTCGCCTTGGCTGA
- a CDS encoding type II toxin-antitoxin system RelE/ParE family toxin: MDWEFHPEAEAEFIESAANYESEVPGLGRRFGRAVYEALDLMMENPKMGSPLDGVLRSFVVGNFPYSIIYAPYEDYLFVLAVAHSSRKPGYWRKRPFR; this comes from the coding sequence ATGGATTGGGAGTTCCATCCTGAAGCTGAAGCGGAGTTTATAGAATCAGCGGCTAACTACGAAAGTGAAGTACCTGGGCTTGGCCGAAGATTCGGGCGCGCCGTATACGAAGCCCTGGACCTAATGATGGAAAACCCCAAAATGGGATCACCGCTTGATGGTGTGCTTCGATCCTTTGTTGTTGGCAATTTCCCCTACTCCATCATCTATGCCCCCTATGAAGATTACCTTTTTGTACTGGCCGTTGCCCACAGTAGCCGCAAGCCTGGATACTGGAGGAAACGGCCTTTCCGCTAA
- a CDS encoding DUF4160 domain-containing protein, with protein MPVISMFYGIIIRMYFLDNQHHGVPHIHARYGEHEASVGLYDGEILAGELSRKQLRLVQAWIELHRDELVADWELAVAGETPYKIDPL; from the coding sequence ATGCCCGTGATTTCAATGTTCTACGGGATCATCATCCGGATGTACTTCTTGGACAACCAGCACCATGGCGTGCCGCACATCCATGCGCGCTATGGGGAGCACGAAGCGTCAGTCGGACTGTACGATGGTGAAATACTCGCAGGAGAGCTTTCAAGGAAACAGTTGCGCCTCGTTCAAGCTTGGATCGAGCTGCATCGTGATGAACTGGTGGCTGACTGGGAGTTGGCGGTGGCCGGAGAGACCCCATACAAGATAGATCCATTGTGA
- a CDS encoding DUF2442 domain-containing protein translates to MYWDVKKVRPLDDYQIYVELEDGRKGLFDLKPYLEHGVFRELKDKSYFRQVDVVFGAVTWPHEQDIAPETLLAGLKPVENTH, encoded by the coding sequence ATGTATTGGGATGTGAAGAAAGTGCGTCCGTTGGACGACTATCAAATCTACGTTGAACTGGAAGATGGAAGGAAAGGTCTTTTTGATCTCAAGCCATATTTAGAGCACGGCGTTTTTAGAGAGTTAAAAGATAAATCGTACTTTCGCCAGGTCGACGTTGTGTTTGGCGCTGTTACATGGCCCCATGAACAGGATATTGCGCCAGAAACGCTGCTGGCCGGGCTGAAACCAGTTGAAAACACACATTGA
- a CDS encoding antitoxin, which translates to MSRLDKEEQEILDAFEAGELQRAPDIDDRKARHQQYAEAMFKKDARINIRLSSKDLRGLQKKALAEGIPYQTLVASILHKYVEGRLHEDR; encoded by the coding sequence ATGAGCAGGCTGGATAAAGAAGAGCAGGAAATTCTGGATGCGTTCGAGGCTGGAGAGCTACAGCGAGCACCAGATATTGACGATCGGAAAGCGCGGCATCAGCAGTACGCAGAGGCCATGTTCAAAAAAGATGCCCGCATCAATATCAGGCTTTCTTCCAAGGATCTTCGGGGGCTTCAGAAGAAAGCTCTGGCTGAAGGTATTCCCTACCAAACACTTGTTGCCAGCATCCTTCATAAGTATGTGGAAGGTCGCTTGCATGAGGATCGTTAG
- a CDS encoding BrnT family toxin, which produces MHIICILGAWRIEFDPEKAASNLRKHRPSFAHAEQALRDPLGITSEDPDSKGEPRFVTLGADSLGRILVLVHTPRDDRVRIISARKASPHEARNYHA; this is translated from the coding sequence ATGCATATCATATGCATACTAGGCGCATGGAGAATCGAATTCGACCCGGAAAAGGCGGCATCTAACCTTCGCAAACACCGCCCCAGCTTTGCGCATGCCGAGCAGGCGCTCCGGGATCCACTTGGCATCACCAGTGAGGATCCCGACTCGAAAGGTGAGCCCCGCTTCGTCACTCTTGGCGCAGACTCCCTGGGCCGAATTCTGGTCTTAGTCCACACCCCGCGGGACGATCGAGTCCGAATCATTTCCGCGCGAAAAGCCAGCCCACACGAGGCAAGGAACTACCATGCGTAA
- a CDS encoding BrnA antitoxin family protein, with translation MRKEYDFSKGKRGPAVESPGKTRITIMLDNDIIESFRARAEARGVGYQTAINEALRAALNDENVPLTAGKLREILRQELHHAD, from the coding sequence ATGCGTAAAGAGTATGACTTCAGTAAGGGTAAGCGAGGTCCTGCCGTAGAATCCCCTGGAAAGACCCGAATCACCATCATGCTTGATAACGACATTATTGAGTCATTTCGAGCGCGGGCTGAAGCCAGAGGTGTTGGTTATCAAACCGCGATTAATGAGGCCCTCCGGGCGGCCCTGAATGACGAGAATGTACCGTTAACTGCCGGCAAACTAAGGGAGATACTTCGGCAGGAGTTGCATCATGCCGACTAA
- a CDS encoding reverse transcriptase domain-containing protein: MKPRCRGQALLVRYADDYVCAFQFQEDAQRFYRAVPRRLGRFGLQVAPEKTRLMRFSRFHPGLRRRFGFLGFELYWSRDRRGELRVMKRTVRKKLQAAKRRLKGWIRANRHLPGRVFIQELNRRLVGHYNYFGLRSNEQGLESYYIFATRCAFKWLNRRGGKRSSFNWAQYIAALRKLGVEQPRITERQRAHAVFA; encoded by the coding sequence GTGAAGCCACGTTGCCGAGGACAGGCGCTGCTGGTTCGGTATGCCGATGACTATGTCTGCGCGTTTCAGTTTCAGGAGGATGCCCAGCGCTTCTATCGTGCAGTGCCGCGCCGGCTGGGTCGGTTTGGGCTGCAGGTGGCGCCGGAGAAGACACGGCTGATGCGATTCAGCCGGTTCCATCCGGGGTTGCGGCGACGATTTGGCTTTCTCGGCTTCGAGTTGTACTGGAGCCGGGATCGGCGGGGCGAGCTGCGGGTGATGAAGCGTACGGTCCGCAAGAAACTGCAAGCAGCCAAGCGGCGGTTGAAGGGCTGGATACGGGCCAACCGGCACCTGCCGGGGCGCGTGTTTATCCAGGAGCTGAATCGTAGACTGGTAGGTCATTACAACTACTTCGGGCTCCGCAGCAATGAGCAGGGTCTAGAGAGCTACTACATCTTCGCCACCCGGTGCGCCTTCAAGTGGCTGAACCGCCGAGGTGGCAAGCGCAGTAGTTTCAACTGGGCGCAATACATTGCGGCGTTGAGGAAGCTGGGAGTGGAGCAGCCGCGGATTACGGAGAGGCAACGAGCGCATGCGGTCTTTGCATAA
- a CDS encoding type II toxin-antitoxin system HicB family antitoxin codes for MSIKYELIIYWSDEDQSFVVEVPELPGCMADGETYEEAVANAQQVIKEWIETARELGRPVPEPRGRLMYA; via the coding sequence ATGTCGATTAAGTATGAGCTGATAATCTACTGGAGTGATGAGGACCAGTCCTTCGTCGTAGAGGTTCCGGAGTTGCCGGGCTGCATGGCGGACGGCGAAACTTATGAAGAGGCTGTGGCGAACGCCCAGCAGGTTATTAAAGAGTGGATCGAGACCGCCCGTGAGCTTGGCCGGCCGGTCCCGGAGCCGCGAGGGCGATTGATGTATGCATAA
- the tnpA gene encoding IS200/IS605 family transposase: MFPVYLVVMESQPLKQLYHCTFRLQYHLVVVTKYRRPCITQPMLSRLEAIARATTEKWEGEVLEFNGEPDHLHLLLELTPRTAPSAFVNNLKTVTSRLIRKEFGEHLQQYYWRKPVFWSRSYCIITVGGAPLSVLKQYIEQQEAPE; encoded by the coding sequence ATGTTTCCAGTATACTTGGTTGTTATGGAATCGCAACCACTAAAGCAGCTATATCACTGCACCTTCCGACTTCAATACCACTTGGTTGTGGTTACCAAGTATCGACGCCCGTGCATCACCCAACCGATGCTCTCCCGCTTAGAGGCAATCGCTCGGGCGACGACCGAAAAGTGGGAAGGCGAGGTGCTGGAGTTCAACGGCGAGCCCGACCATCTGCACCTGCTCTTGGAGTTGACGCCGCGCACCGCCCCCTCCGCCTTCGTCAACAATCTAAAGACGGTGACCTCCCGGCTCATCCGCAAGGAGTTCGGGGAGCATCTTCAACAGTATTACTGGCGCAAACCGGTATTCTGGAGTCGCAGCTACTGCATCATTACCGTCGGTGGTGCGCCGCTGTCGGTCTTGAAGCAGTACATCGAACAACAGGAAGCCCCAGAGTAA
- a CDS encoding RNA-guided endonuclease InsQ/TnpB family protein has translation MIQRKATYRLYPTAEQLAALEHQLWVHCLLWNEALAERRWAWSERQESLGFSAQCKRLTEWRSQSKLLSGLNAQSEQVTLKRLDLAFQHFFRRVKQGETPGFPRFKSLHRFKGWGYKTHGDGWRLLTNEQMQHGTLRLSGVGAVAVRGRPRTPGTPKTCEIIKRGDRWYASITLNCEPVRECGEKMGGLDWGLETFATVATAQGAETIDNPRHLAGTLDAIRGVQREISRKEEAAKKASGRSRGFPISNRLRKAYDELRRLHRKVANQRHDFLHQVSARLIKEFSALGLEALSIRNMTAKGGQHKRGLNRGILDAAGGAFHQLLGYKAEEAGAWAVEAPTRQIKPSQTCHACGQQEKKPLGQRWHSCPCGASCSRDENAARVLLAWLERSLSGREPADAWREVRPGHPLDESALPSKRETHAIA, from the coding sequence ATGATCCAACGCAAAGCCACCTATCGACTTTACCCAACAGCTGAGCAGCTTGCCGCCTTGGAGCATCAGCTGTGGGTTCACTGCCTGCTGTGGAACGAGGCGCTCGCCGAGCGGCGCTGGGCTTGGAGCGAGCGGCAGGAGTCGTTGGGGTTCTCGGCACAGTGCAAGCGGCTGACCGAGTGGCGTAGCCAATCGAAACTTCTGAGTGGACTCAATGCCCAGTCTGAGCAGGTCACCCTCAAACGGTTGGATCTGGCGTTTCAGCACTTCTTTCGCCGGGTGAAGCAGGGCGAGACGCCGGGCTTCCCCCGCTTCAAGTCCCTGCACCGGTTCAAGGGCTGGGGGTACAAGACCCACGGCGACGGCTGGCGGCTGTTGACCAACGAGCAGATGCAGCACGGCACCCTGCGTCTCTCCGGCGTTGGTGCGGTCGCCGTTCGGGGCAGACCCCGCACCCCTGGCACACCCAAGACTTGCGAGATCATCAAACGCGGTGATCGCTGGTATGCCAGCATTACGCTGAACTGCGAGCCGGTGCGAGAGTGTGGCGAGAAGATGGGCGGGCTCGACTGGGGCTTGGAGACCTTCGCCACTGTGGCGACCGCGCAAGGTGCCGAGACCATCGATAACCCCCGCCACCTTGCCGGCACCTTGGATGCCATCCGTGGCGTACAGCGCGAGATCTCCCGCAAGGAGGAGGCGGCCAAGAAGGCGTCGGGTAGGAGTCGGGGCTTCCCCATCTCCAACCGGTTGCGCAAGGCGTACGATGAGTTGCGCCGGCTGCATCGCAAGGTGGCCAATCAGCGCCACGACTTTCTCCATCAGGTCTCTGCCCGACTGATCAAAGAGTTCAGCGCTTTGGGCCTGGAGGCGCTGAGCATTCGGAACATGACCGCCAAAGGCGGTCAGCATAAGAGGGGCTTGAACCGCGGTATTCTTGATGCCGCTGGCGGGGCCTTCCATCAATTGCTCGGGTACAAAGCGGAAGAGGCTGGTGCTTGGGCGGTGGAGGCCCCGACGCGGCAGATCAAACCCTCGCAGACCTGCCACGCCTGCGGGCAGCAAGAGAAGAAACCGCTCGGCCAGCGCTGGCACAGCTGCCCTTGCGGCGCGTCCTGTTCACGGGACGAGAACGCCGCTCGGGTGCTGTTGGCTTGGCTGGAGCGGAGTTTATCCGGTCGGGAACCGGCCGATGCGTGGAGGGAGGTCAGACCGGGTCATCCTTTGGATGAATCGGCACTCCCGTCGAAGCGCGAAACTCACGCCATAGCGTAA
- a CDS encoding glycerate kinase type-2 family protein: MQLSRSQACGAIFRAGVAAVDGYAAVAKALQLEGEWLRIGEEWLDLSTMRRLIVIGAGKATWAMAAAVEAALGERIDSGVISVKYGHTGSPALERIRVIEAGHPLPDAASLKGASEALALLDGCEDNDLVIGLLSGGASALWEQPVAGLKLADLEETQRVLLASGADIAAMNSVRRALSTIKGGGAARHASPARCSVLVISDVLGDDLDTIASAPFRPAAAVSRHSACAEIERLGLRPHLPAAVLRFLDSADGVEEGSGEVATSNPPHTVVANNAQAVAAAAEHARRLGYRVECWPEPLVGPVESVVEAWWQAVAGVDLSEGPVCLIGGGEPTVTLPQSPEEGGRSQHAALLLALRARARGRDDVTLLCAGTDGTDGPTTVAGGCVDGESAARMEAAGYDPVNAVENFASGPALAAAGAQVVTGPTQTNVMDLWVALVG, translated from the coding sequence ATGCAACTGAGTCGATCCCAAGCGTGTGGGGCGATCTTTCGTGCCGGAGTGGCGGCAGTAGATGGTTACGCGGCGGTGGCGAAGGCGCTGCAGCTGGAAGGCGAGTGGCTGCGCATCGGCGAGGAGTGGCTCGATCTAAGCACGATGCGGCGGTTGATTGTCATCGGTGCTGGGAAGGCGACTTGGGCGATGGCGGCTGCAGTGGAGGCGGCCCTCGGTGAACGCATCGATAGTGGCGTGATCAGCGTAAAGTACGGGCACACGGGCAGCCCTGCCCTGGAGCGCATCCGTGTTATCGAGGCAGGTCACCCGCTGCCCGACGCCGCTAGCTTGAAGGGGGCTAGTGAGGCATTGGCTCTGCTCGACGGATGCGAGGATAACGATCTTGTCATCGGCTTGCTATCTGGCGGAGCTTCAGCCCTGTGGGAGCAACCGGTAGCGGGGCTGAAGTTGGCCGATCTTGAAGAGACGCAGCGGGTATTGCTGGCGTCCGGGGCCGATATCGCCGCGATGAATAGCGTACGGCGTGCGCTGTCGACCATTAAAGGCGGCGGAGCGGCTCGCCACGCCTCACCTGCCCGCTGTAGCGTGTTGGTGATCTCTGATGTGCTTGGCGATGACCTGGATACCATAGCCTCGGCACCCTTTCGTCCCGCAGCTGCCGTTAGTCGCCACAGTGCGTGCGCGGAGATAGAGCGCCTCGGGCTGCGGCCACATCTTCCCGCTGCCGTGCTGCGCTTTTTAGACAGTGCGGATGGAGTGGAGGAGGGTTCCGGAGAGGTGGCGACTAGCAATCCACCGCACACCGTTGTTGCGAACAACGCTCAAGCGGTGGCGGCGGCCGCCGAACATGCGCGCCGTCTGGGCTATCGGGTGGAATGCTGGCCAGAGCCTTTGGTTGGCCCGGTGGAGTCGGTGGTTGAGGCATGGTGGCAGGCGGTAGCAGGCGTGGATCTCAGCGAGGGGCCGGTATGTCTTATCGGCGGTGGTGAGCCAACAGTGACCCTGCCGCAATCGCCGGAGGAGGGCGGGCGAAGTCAGCACGCCGCCTTGTTATTGGCGCTCCGGGCGCGGGCGCGGGGGCGTGACGATGTAACCTTGCTTTGTGCTGGCACTGACGGTACTGATGGGCCGACCACCGTTGCTGGGGGCTGTGTTGATGGCGAGAGTGCTGCACGCATGGAGGCGGCTGGCTATGACCCGGTTAATGCCGTCGAGAACTTTGCCTCCGGACCGGCACTGGCGGCTGCTGGTGCGCAGGTAGTAACCGGGCCGACCCAGACCAACGTTATGGATCTGTGGGTGGCGTTGGTCGGCTGA